A single window of Cytobacillus dafuensis DNA harbors:
- the dnaA gene encoding chromosomal replication initiator protein DnaA: protein MENIADLWNTALASIEMKISKPSYETWLKSTKAHSLQSDSLVITAPNEFARDWLEERYSQLISGILYDITGEELGVKFIIPQNQSEEGLNLSNPPKKLDKEEEHPELPLNMLNPKYTFDTFVIGSGNRFAHAASLAVAEAPAKAYNPLFIYGGVGLGKTHLMHAIGHYVLDHNPSAKVVYLSSEKFTNEFINSIRDNKAVDFRNKYRKVDVLLIDDIQFLAGKESTQEEFFHTFNTLHEESKQIIISSDRPPKEIPTLEDRLRSRFEWGLITDITPPDLETRIAILRKKAKAEGLDIPNEVMLYIANQIDSNIRELEGALIRVVAYSSLINKDINADLAAEALKDIIPSSKPKVITILDIQRVVGEHYHVKLEDFKAKKRTKSVAFPRQIAMYLSRELTDFSLPKIGEEFGGRDHTTVIHAHEKISKLMQTDTHFQKQIKEIHDVLKV from the coding sequence TTGGAGAACATTGCGGATCTTTGGAATACAGCTCTTGCCAGCATCGAAATGAAAATAAGCAAACCAAGTTATGAAACATGGCTGAAGTCGACAAAAGCACACTCTCTTCAAAGTGACAGCTTAGTGATCACAGCGCCAAATGAGTTTGCTCGTGACTGGCTAGAAGAACGTTATTCCCAACTGATCTCTGGAATTCTCTACGACATTACTGGAGAAGAATTAGGAGTAAAATTTATTATTCCTCAAAATCAAAGTGAAGAAGGATTAAATCTCTCAAATCCGCCAAAAAAGCTGGACAAAGAGGAAGAGCATCCTGAATTGCCTTTAAACATGCTTAATCCAAAATATACTTTTGATACGTTTGTCATTGGTTCAGGAAACCGCTTTGCTCATGCTGCATCACTAGCTGTAGCTGAGGCACCAGCCAAAGCATATAATCCATTATTTATTTATGGAGGCGTGGGTCTCGGGAAAACTCACCTTATGCATGCTATTGGCCACTATGTTTTAGATCATAATCCATCAGCTAAAGTAGTTTATTTATCATCAGAAAAATTTACAAATGAATTTATTAATTCAATTCGTGACAATAAGGCAGTCGATTTTCGCAATAAATATCGAAAAGTGGATGTACTTCTTATTGATGATATTCAGTTCTTGGCCGGAAAAGAATCAACGCAAGAGGAATTTTTCCATACTTTTAATACTTTACATGAGGAAAGCAAGCAAATTATCATTTCAAGTGATCGTCCGCCAAAGGAAATTCCGACACTTGAAGATAGACTTCGTTCAAGATTTGAATGGGGCCTCATTACTGATATAACACCACCTGATCTCGAAACAAGAATCGCTATTCTCCGCAAAAAAGCGAAGGCTGAAGGATTGGATATCCCAAATGAAGTAATGCTTTACATCGCTAATCAAATTGATTCCAATATCCGTGAATTAGAAGGAGCCCTTATTCGCGTTGTTGCGTATTCATCCTTAATTAATAAAGATATCAATGCCGATTTAGCAGCTGAAGCCCTTAAAGACATTATCCCAAGCTCAAAACCTAAGGTGATCACCATTCTAGATATCCAGCGCGTTGTCGGAGAACACTATCATGTTAAATTAGAGGATTTTAAAGCGAAGAAAAGAACAAAATCAGTTGCTTTTCCACGGCAAATCGCCATGTATTTATCAAGAGAGCTTACAGATTTTTCTTTGCCAAAGATTGGAGAAGAGTTTGGGGGAAGAGACCATACCACGGTTATTCATGCACATGAAAAAATATCAAAATTAATGCAAACAGATACTCATTTCCAAAAACAGATTAAAGAAATTCATGACGTACTAAAAGTATAG